From one Caldithrix abyssi DSM 13497 genomic stretch:
- a CDS encoding sodium:calcium antiporter, translated as MELFVNIVILTISTGALWLGAVWVVESAPRLAQKMGISDLVIGLTVIAFGTSAPEFAVTISAAIRHQADISVGNIVGSNIFNLGFILGGVALLQTIKTTKKLVYREGGLLLLVSIILLFFLSDYSIAMWEGIFLLVALAAYLSYLFIHKEPLEEEFSHGPFRWYHALQLIGGLTLVVAGGHFLVDSATFLARKVGLSEWAIAVTIVAAGTSAPEFATSLVAAIKGRHGISAGNLIGSDLFNIMGVLGLAAILRPLHVAQDAPFEIFILVMLVLTVVIMMRTGWRVSRMEGLALIIINLIRWFFTLKQ; from the coding sequence ATGGAACTATTTGTAAATATTGTCATCTTAACGATCAGTACCGGGGCATTGTGGTTAGGCGCCGTGTGGGTTGTGGAATCGGCGCCACGGCTGGCACAAAAAATGGGCATTTCTGATCTGGTAATCGGTTTAACGGTCATCGCTTTTGGAACGTCCGCGCCGGAATTTGCGGTTACCATTTCTGCAGCCATCAGACATCAGGCCGATATTTCCGTTGGCAATATTGTTGGTTCCAATATATTTAATCTGGGATTCATCCTTGGCGGCGTTGCATTATTGCAAACCATCAAAACCACAAAAAAACTGGTCTATCGCGAAGGCGGATTGCTGCTGCTGGTCTCGATTATTTTGCTTTTTTTTCTAAGCGATTATTCCATTGCCATGTGGGAGGGTATCTTTCTGCTGGTGGCTCTCGCTGCCTACCTTTCCTATCTTTTTATCCACAAAGAGCCCCTGGAAGAAGAGTTCAGTCACGGCCCTTTCCGCTGGTATCATGCGCTACAATTGATAGGCGGTTTGACTCTGGTTGTTGCAGGCGGCCATTTTCTGGTCGATTCTGCGACCTTTCTGGCCAGGAAGGTCGGTCTTTCGGAGTGGGCCATTGCGGTGACCATCGTGGCGGCCGGCACTTCCGCGCCCGAATTTGCCACTTCACTGGTAGCCGCCATTAAGGGCCGTCATGGGATTTCCGCCGGCAATCTGATCGGAAGCGACCTGTTCAACATCATGGGAGTCCTGGGGCTGGCCGCTATTTTGCGCCCTTTGCACGTGGCTCAGGATGCTCCGTTCGAGATTTTTATCCTTGTTATGTTAGTGCTGACGGTGGTTATTATGATGCGCACCGGCTGGCGCGTTTCGCGCATGGAAGGTCTGGCCCTGATTATTATCAATTTAATTCGCTGGTTTTTTACTTTAAAACAATAA
- a CDS encoding alpha/beta fold hydrolase yields MQLFFREFGQGKPLIVLHGLFGMSDNWLTVGKKLGEHYHLFLLDLRNHGQSPHSDEFNYTVMAEDVEEFIQTQGVERPVVLGHSLGGKVGMELALNFETPVERLIVVDIAPRAYHHSHFKYFLETLLSLNLSQMKTRIEIDQWLSKKIPQPAIRQFLLKNLKRNEQNRFEWKINLKAVYQNLEHILGPVTSNNSFDEPVLFLRGEKSDYITEEDVSTIKRLFPLARVHTIKGATHWVHADAPQELIKEVREFLSA; encoded by the coding sequence ATGCAGTTATTTTTCAGAGAATTCGGTCAGGGAAAGCCGTTAATTGTTTTACATGGACTGTTCGGCATGTCTGATAACTGGTTAACCGTGGGGAAAAAACTTGGCGAACATTATCATCTCTTTTTGTTGGATTTGCGCAATCATGGTCAGTCGCCCCACAGCGATGAATTTAATTACACGGTAATGGCGGAAGATGTGGAGGAGTTTATTCAAACGCAGGGAGTGGAGCGCCCCGTTGTGCTTGGACATTCGCTGGGCGGTAAGGTGGGCATGGAACTGGCGCTTAATTTTGAGACGCCAGTCGAGCGATTAATAGTGGTGGATATCGCACCCCGCGCCTACCATCACTCGCATTTTAAATACTTTTTAGAAACCTTACTTTCTTTGAATCTCAGTCAGATGAAAACCAGAATTGAAATCGACCAATGGTTGAGCAAAAAAATTCCCCAGCCGGCTATCAGACAGTTTCTGCTAAAAAATTTGAAACGAAACGAACAAAATCGCTTTGAATGGAAGATCAATTTGAAAGCCGTTTATCAAAATCTTGAACATATTTTAGGGCCGGTAACTTCGAATAACTCTTTTGACGAACCGGTTTTGTTTTTGCGGGGCGAAAAATCGGACTACATCACTGAAGAAGACGTTTCGACCATTAAGCGCCTGTTTCCGCTGGCCAGAGTACACACCATAAAAGGCGCGACGCACTGGGTGCATGCCGATGCACCGCAGGAATTAATAAAAGAAGTGCGTGAATTTTTAAGCGCGTAA
- a CDS encoding transglutaminase-like domain-containing protein, translating to MNKWLMLFLGGWIFFAGCQKISVTEIQNMVDRGEFSKAEQIIKERLADDKNLSAKEKDLLRFELERMKRIRKDFTKSREQVVEFIKKYIPDVSDEDLARWEKEKKLEFMVIDGQKKYFNHAARNLFRLDDECLAIWKQKNPDNKKKFDLDLHIENLIAECQESGLTYGHPVRLRIKQGVVVHADQVPDGELIRCWIPFPREIPHRQLNIKILNSEPKTYQLAPNSRLQRTIYFEKQAIANEPTEFWVEYEYTTHGVYVDIDPQKVKAVDPEGPLKEYLQERPPHIVFSDTLKKLSAQIVGQETNPYRIAQKIFAWIDTNITWASAREYSTIRNLSLYPVLNKHGDCGIQTMLFITLCRMNGIPARWQSGWEFQPPDDSMHDWSMIYFEPYGWVPSDVTYGMRQSDVPQVKYFYLNGMDSFRLIFNDDYSMPFEPPKTHFRSETVDSQRGEVEWDGGNLYFDQWDWKFEWKIISQ from the coding sequence ATGAATAAATGGCTGATGTTATTTTTAGGCGGCTGGATTTTTTTCGCAGGCTGCCAGAAAATTTCCGTAACGGAAATACAAAATATGGTAGATCGGGGTGAATTCTCTAAAGCGGAACAGATAATAAAGGAGCGTCTGGCAGACGATAAGAATTTGAGCGCAAAAGAAAAGGACCTGTTGCGCTTTGAACTGGAGCGCATGAAGCGCATTCGCAAAGATTTTACTAAATCACGCGAACAGGTTGTCGAATTTATAAAAAAATACATTCCGGATGTGAGCGATGAAGACCTGGCGCGCTGGGAAAAGGAAAAAAAACTGGAATTTATGGTGATTGACGGGCAGAAAAAATATTTTAATCATGCCGCACGAAATCTCTTTCGCCTGGATGATGAATGCCTTGCCATCTGGAAGCAAAAAAATCCAGATAATAAGAAAAAATTTGATCTTGATCTGCATATCGAAAATTTGATTGCCGAATGTCAGGAAAGCGGCTTAACCTATGGTCATCCGGTGCGCCTGCGAATCAAACAGGGCGTTGTGGTGCATGCCGATCAGGTTCCGGATGGCGAATTGATCCGCTGCTGGATTCCTTTCCCACGAGAGATTCCTCATCGCCAGCTCAACATTAAAATATTAAACAGCGAACCGAAAACATATCAACTGGCGCCCAACAGCCGCCTGCAGCGCACCATTTATTTTGAAAAGCAAGCCATTGCCAATGAGCCAACCGAGTTCTGGGTGGAGTACGAATACACCACGCACGGGGTTTACGTGGATATTGATCCGCAAAAAGTAAAAGCGGTAGATCCTGAGGGCCCTTTAAAAGAGTACCTGCAAGAACGGCCGCCGCATATTGTGTTTAGCGATACCCTGAAAAAACTGTCCGCTCAAATTGTGGGGCAGGAGACCAACCCTTACCGCATTGCGCAAAAGATCTTTGCCTGGATCGATACCAACATCACCTGGGCTTCGGCCAGAGAATATTCCACCATTCGCAATCTTTCGCTTTATCCGGTGTTGAATAAACATGGAGACTGCGGTATTCAGACCATGTTGTTCATTACTCTTTGTCGGATGAACGGCATCCCGGCGCGCTGGCAAAGCGGATGGGAATTTCAACCCCCAGATGACAGCATGCACGATTGGAGCATGATCTATTTTGAACCTTACGGATGGGTGCCATCAGACGTGACTTACGGAATGCGCCAGTCCGATGTCCCTCAGGTAAAATATTTTTATCTAAACGGTATGGACAGTTTTCGTTTGATTTTTAACGACGATTATTCCATGCCGTTTGAGCCGCCCAAAACGCATTTTCGCTCAGAAACGGTCGATTCGCAGCGCGGCGAGGTAGAATGGGATGGCGGCAATTTGTACTTTGATCAATGGGACTGGAAATTTGAGTGGAAAATTATCAGTCAATGA
- a CDS encoding nitroreductase family protein translates to MTIRELILKNRSCRRFKQNEAVSVELLRSWIDLARLSPSSANLQPLKYIISSSAQTNASIFSTLAWAGYLSDWPGPAEGERPAAYIVILADRKIKFPIDCDHGIAAQSILLGAVEAGYAGCIIGSIQRNELRQILKIPDHLEILLVLALGKPAETIVLEEAGKDGDIRYWRDDKGVHHVPKRPLNEIILKEF, encoded by the coding sequence ATGACCATAAGGGAGCTAATTTTAAAAAACCGCAGTTGTCGGCGTTTTAAGCAGAACGAAGCTGTTTCGGTGGAATTGCTCCGCTCGTGGATCGATCTGGCGCGCCTGTCGCCTTCGTCGGCCAATCTTCAACCGCTGAAGTACATTATTTCCAGCTCGGCGCAGACCAACGCCAGCATTTTCTCCACACTGGCCTGGGCGGGGTATTTAAGCGACTGGCCGGGCCCGGCGGAAGGCGAGCGTCCGGCGGCGTACATCGTCATTCTGGCCGACAGAAAAATCAAGTTCCCCATCGATTGCGATCACGGTATTGCCGCGCAAAGCATATTGCTGGGCGCTGTCGAAGCCGGTTACGCCGGTTGTATTATCGGTTCCATTCAACGAAATGAGTTGCGTCAGATTCTTAAAATTCCGGATCACCTCGAAATACTGTTGGTTCTGGCCCTGGGCAAACCCGCCGAAACCATTGTGCTGGAAGAAGCAGGGAAGGACGGCGACATCCGCTACTGGCGGGACGATAAGGGCGTTCATCATGTTCCCAAACGCCCATTAAATGAGATCATCTTAAAAGAATTTTAA